In a genomic window of Gloeocapsopsis dulcis:
- the dndE gene encoding DNA sulfur modification protein DndE, protein MEPPLDRIHLSQTAKDQLIKLKRTTKIDQWNILCRWAFCRSLAEPAIPTSVAIPADSNVEMTWRVFGGELSDILAIALKQRCYNDGLGTDKETLATQFRLHLHRGIGYLSGDPNIKKIDDLIELALPK, encoded by the coding sequence ATGGAACCACCACTTGATCGCATTCATCTATCGCAAACTGCAAAAGACCAGTTAATCAAACTCAAACGAACTACTAAAATAGACCAATGGAATATCCTATGTCGCTGGGCATTTTGTCGATCGCTTGCTGAACCTGCAATTCCTACATCTGTAGCAATTCCTGCTGATAGTAACGTAGAGATGACGTGGCGCGTGTTTGGTGGAGAACTATCAGATATACTGGCGATCGCATTAAAACAACGCTGCTATAACGATGGTTTAGGAACTGACAAGGAAACATTAGCAACACAGTTTCGCCTCCACTTGCATCGCGGGATTGGTTATCTATCAGGCGATCCCAATATCAAGAAAATTGATGATTTAATTGAATTAGCTTTGCCCAAATAA
- a CDS encoding DNA phosphorothioation-associated putative methyltransferase, with protein sequence MKALEIERHRAAIARTDLSRPVRLAIEWAIINNDTTFFDYGCGYGGDVERLTARNYTCAGWDPYYCPDTPRTPADIVNLGYILNVIEDPEERREALCQAWNLTQKVLIVAAQVLINDRSNAKIAYGDGIVTRRNTFQKYYEQEELKLYIDQVLQVDAVPVALGIYFVFRDETEKESFRALRFRSRSLTPRVRTPSKRFEDYQELLTPLIDFITERGRLPVKGELAAQTEILLEFGTFRRAYNVILQATDEAEWDAIAYRRSLDILVYLALTQFGKRPGFSQLAPELRQDIKAFFGTYPEACQVADKMLFSLGKPGVVAQTCKQSKIGKLLPTALYVHVSALPELDPLLRIYEGCASRTIGRMDSVTLVKFYTDKPKISYLFYPEFDTEAHPALHTSMQIDLQNLSVVHREYDNVANPPILHRKETFVTPSYPLYERFAKLTRREEKLGLLKNTRTIGTRDGWQQWLAEKGVEIKGDRIISK encoded by the coding sequence ATGAAAGCTCTGGAAATTGAACGTCATAGAGCCGCGATCGCCCGTACTGATTTATCACGTCCAGTGCGATTAGCAATAGAATGGGCAATCATAAATAACGATACCACGTTCTTTGACTACGGTTGCGGCTACGGTGGCGATGTCGAACGCCTAACGGCGCGGAATTACACCTGTGCAGGCTGGGACCCCTACTACTGCCCTGATACGCCGCGTACACCTGCGGATATTGTTAATTTAGGCTATATTCTCAACGTCATTGAAGATCCCGAAGAACGCCGCGAAGCGCTGTGTCAAGCTTGGAATCTGACTCAAAAAGTCTTAATTGTCGCCGCCCAAGTTTTGATTAATGACCGCAGCAATGCCAAAATTGCTTATGGTGATGGTATTGTAACTCGGCGCAATACGTTTCAGAAGTATTACGAACAAGAAGAGTTAAAATTATACATTGATCAAGTATTACAAGTTGATGCTGTCCCTGTAGCATTAGGGATTTACTTTGTATTTCGTGATGAAACTGAAAAAGAAAGCTTTCGCGCTTTGCGTTTTCGTTCGCGGAGTTTAACACCGCGTGTCCGTACTCCGAGCAAACGCTTTGAAGATTATCAAGAACTCTTAACACCACTGATTGATTTTATAACAGAACGCGGGAGATTACCTGTTAAAGGTGAACTAGCAGCACAAACCGAAATTTTACTCGAATTTGGGACTTTTCGCCGTGCCTACAACGTCATTTTGCAAGCTACCGATGAGGCTGAGTGGGATGCGATCGCCTATCGTCGTTCGTTGGATATTTTGGTATATCTTGCCTTAACGCAATTTGGTAAACGTCCTGGATTTAGTCAACTCGCCCCCGAACTCCGTCAAGACATCAAAGCCTTTTTTGGTACGTATCCAGAAGCTTGCCAAGTTGCGGATAAAATGCTGTTTAGCTTAGGAAAACCAGGTGTTGTTGCCCAAACGTGCAAACAAAGTAAAATTGGTAAACTCTTACCCACTGCGTTATATGTTCATGTTTCGGCATTACCCGAACTCGATCCATTACTACGGATCTATGAAGGTTGCGCTAGCCGCACAATTGGACGGATGGATAGCGTAACGCTAGTAAAATTTTATACAGATAAACCCAAGATATCGTATCTTTTTTATCCAGAATTTGATACTGAAGCGCATCCTGCCTTACACACAAGTATGCAAATTGACTTGCAAAATCTCAGTGTAGTTCATCGCGAGTACGACAACGTGGCGAACCCACCGATTCTGCATCGCAAAGAAACTTTTGTAACGCCGAGTTATCCACTGTACGAACGATTTGCTAAATTGACGCGCCGTGAAGAAAAGTTAGGATTACTCAAGAATACGCGCACAATCGGAACGCGCGATGGTTGGCAACAATGGTTAGCAGAAAAAGGTGTAGAAATTAAAGGCGATCGCATTATCTCAAAGTAA
- the dndD gene encoding DNA sulfur modification protein DndD: MIFLELVLQNFGPYLGRQVINLRPQENEDCPIILFGGMNGGGKTTLMDAIRLALYGHRAQCSTRGNLSYPDFLAQSVNRHTSIDEQTSIELAFENILDNVQVEFRIKRSWAKNPRNGKDTLGILVDDWPDTALAQIWDERIEDLLPLGISNLFLFDGEQVKELAEQDVPTPIVVEAIRSLLGLELAERLASDIDILVNRRRKFLADSQTVSTLEDIEKKLNQQQQEYQTAKVHLATIQDKLTYAQEQQQKASDKFVLEGGKIAAERSQLEIQLHYFSEAVTQQRDTLVELASGILPLNLISPLLTQAHSQAQQECQQQQAEIAKDILLERNKKFLKYVFEIGLNIEQIEKVELFFQQEINALKKDAQPKIEPWLIANKETINHIHKILTRDLPYSQSLAQERINSLRNQEENLTAIERQLAVAPAPEVYAQLGDAVKLAQRELAHAQATYETARRRCDELATVIEKTKKELAQYSEENIDRKNDEHIITASTKVQATLKLFREKLTLRKLNQLESVITECFLYLLHKSDLVHRVAIDTDTFSLSLYDFQGQLVPKHRLSAGEKQLLAIALLWGLARVSGRNLPIAIDTPLGRLDSSHRNNLVERYFPSASHQVMLFSTDTEIGKNEAEQLRANGAIAREYLLKYDSAKRCTTIEPGYFC; encoded by the coding sequence GTGATATTTCTTGAACTCGTACTGCAAAATTTTGGTCCTTATCTAGGGCGACAAGTTATCAATTTACGTCCTCAGGAAAACGAAGACTGCCCCATTATTCTATTTGGCGGGATGAATGGTGGAGGAAAAACCACACTCATGGATGCAATTCGTCTTGCTTTGTATGGACATCGCGCTCAATGTTCTACGCGTGGTAACTTGAGTTATCCTGATTTTCTAGCGCAATCAGTTAACCGCCATACTTCAATAGATGAACAAACTTCTATTGAGTTAGCTTTTGAAAACATTTTAGATAATGTTCAAGTCGAGTTTCGGATTAAACGAAGCTGGGCTAAAAACCCTCGGAATGGCAAAGATACTTTAGGTATTTTAGTTGATGATTGGCCTGACACTGCGCTTGCTCAAATTTGGGATGAACGTATTGAAGATTTACTTCCTTTGGGAATTTCAAATTTATTTTTATTTGATGGCGAGCAAGTTAAAGAATTAGCAGAACAGGACGTACCTACCCCAATTGTGGTTGAGGCAATTCGTTCGTTGCTTGGACTAGAATTAGCTGAACGGTTAGCAAGCGATATTGATATTTTAGTCAATCGTAGACGTAAGTTTCTTGCGGATAGTCAAACAGTAAGCACTTTAGAAGATATTGAAAAAAAATTAAATCAACAACAACAAGAATATCAAACTGCAAAAGTGCATTTAGCAACGATTCAAGATAAGTTAACATATGCTCAGGAGCAACAGCAAAAAGCTTCAGATAAATTTGTTTTAGAAGGCGGTAAAATTGCGGCTGAACGCAGCCAGCTTGAGATTCAATTACATTATTTTAGCGAAGCCGTTACACAACAGCGCGATACTCTTGTTGAATTAGCTAGCGGCATTTTACCCCTAAACTTGATTTCTCCCCTGCTAACTCAAGCTCATAGCCAAGCACAGCAAGAATGTCAACAACAGCAAGCAGAAATTGCAAAAGATATATTATTAGAACGAAACAAAAAGTTTTTGAAATATGTTTTTGAAATTGGATTAAATATAGAGCAAATAGAGAAAGTCGAATTGTTTTTTCAGCAAGAAATTAATGCTTTAAAAAAAGATGCTCAACCAAAAATAGAACCTTGGTTAATAGCTAATAAGGAAACTATTAATCACATTCACAAAATACTTACTCGCGATTTACCGTACTCTCAATCTTTAGCACAAGAGCGGATAAATAGTTTGAGAAATCAAGAAGAAAATTTGACTGCAATAGAAAGGCAACTAGCAGTAGCCCCTGCACCAGAAGTTTATGCACAATTAGGCGATGCAGTTAAATTAGCTCAAAGGGAACTTGCTCATGCACAAGCTACTTACGAGACAGCAAGAAGACGTTGTGATGAGCTAGCAACAGTTATAGAAAAGACAAAAAAAGAGTTAGCGCAATATAGTGAAGAGAATATTGATAGAAAAAATGATGAACATATAATTACTGCATCAACTAAAGTACAAGCAACCCTCAAATTGTTTCGAGAAAAACTGACGTTACGCAAACTTAATCAATTAGAATCGGTAATCACAGAATGTTTTTTATACTTATTGCATAAATCCGATTTAGTGCATCGAGTTGCAATTGATACGGATACTTTTAGTCTTTCGCTTTACGATTTTCAAGGTCAATTAGTGCCTAAACATCGTCTTTCTGCGGGAGAAAAGCAATTACTCGCGATCGCTTTATTATGGGGACTTGCGCGAGTCTCAGGGCGTAACCTCCCAATTGCAATTGATACACCACTAGGGCGACTTGATTCCTCGCACCGCAATAACTTAGTCGAACGTTACTTTCCTTCAGCCAGTCACCAAGTCATGCTATTTTCCACGGATACTGAAATTGGTAAAAATGAAGCTGAACAACTCCGCGCTAATGGAGCGATCGCCCGCGAATATCTTCTAAAATACGATTCAGCAAAACGTTGCACCACGATAGAACCAGGTTATTTCTGTTGA
- a CDS encoding HEAT repeat domain-containing protein — protein sequence MYDEDDINSVLDQEIELDSPLDHLGSLAADSETPKPDPEAMLALLDHPQTQQRMLAARAFSDIEDRRATPHLIGLLQDPCPLVRVSAAYGIGRNPSPDAVEPLIAQLNRDWNGYVRKGVVWALGNCRDRRTLVPLADALRTDISAVRLWAASALAQMSQVGYEAVVGAMPPLIEVLVQDPVAAVRSNCAWAIGQLCRELPSNVVYATAVDALIQAFAEDEDLGVREDAKASLLGVGDPRGLQLIETLEQEGWF from the coding sequence ATGTATGATGAAGATGACATAAACAGTGTACTCGACCAGGAGATCGAGCTAGATAGTCCTTTAGACCATCTAGGATCGCTTGCTGCTGATTCAGAGACGCCAAAACCCGATCCAGAAGCAATGCTGGCGTTATTAGATCATCCGCAAACACAGCAACGGATGTTAGCGGCGCGTGCCTTTTCGGATATTGAGGATCGCCGCGCTACCCCGCATTTGATTGGCTTACTGCAAGATCCTTGTCCATTAGTGCGAGTCAGTGCAGCCTATGGTATTGGGCGTAATCCTAGCCCTGATGCAGTTGAACCCTTGATTGCACAACTTAACCGCGATTGGAATGGTTATGTGCGTAAAGGTGTTGTTTGGGCTTTGGGAAATTGCCGCGATCGCCGTACTTTAGTACCTCTTGCGGATGCTTTACGAACTGATATTTCTGCAGTTCGGCTATGGGCAGCAAGTGCTTTAGCTCAAATGTCACAAGTAGGTTACGAGGCTGTCGTTGGTGCAATGCCGCCTTTAATTGAGGTGCTGGTACAAGATCCAGTTGCTGCAGTACGTAGTAATTGTGCGTGGGCGATCGGGCAATTATGCCGCGAATTGCCTTCTAATGTTGTCTATGCAACTGCAGTTGATGCTTTGATTCAAGCTTTTGCTGAAGACGAAGATTTAGGAGTGCGAGAAGACGCTAAAGCTTCTTTGTTAGGAGTTGGCGATCCGCGTGGGTTACAACTGATTGAAACACTGGAACAAGAGGGCTGGTTTTAA
- a CDS encoding chloride channel protein, which yields MSSSASSQSAIASPSDSASRRHDELSYQQLILLAAIIGITGGLVATAYYYTLEASIDIVWQSIPEFIKLNFASEFLAKNYVWIATTIGGLLVGLTLYFMGLPGEVAFVVDKVHDPGHITIRQTPAMVIASLFSIAFGGSAGPEAPLVQVNGSFGGWLGRKLNLTARSTRVMTFCGMSAALGAFFGAPLGGALFALEIPHRRGLEYYEALVPAVLSAILSFCVFRLNTGLTIGGIYHFTAIPKLSLINLAEGALLGAIGAFIALIFVLLFRGIGHLSEYIAHHRILLATLGGLSIGIIAYFLPQTLFFGEKEIETIVETGATFGITMLLAIAAAKMLAISCTLHSGFRGGFIFPLFYIGAAIGLAIALAFPQIHPTIGMVCLMAAVNVAVTKTPISTSVILSVLSDTAMLPVIVIASFVSFLLTTQLSLIQTQRSRYLEITAVE from the coding sequence ATGTCATCATCTGCTTCTAGTCAAAGCGCGATTGCAAGTCCTTCTGATTCAGCGAGTCGTAGGCATGATGAGCTAAGTTATCAGCAACTTATTTTACTCGCAGCTATTATTGGTATTACTGGCGGGTTAGTGGCGACAGCCTATTATTATACGTTAGAAGCAAGTATAGATATTGTCTGGCAAAGTATTCCTGAATTTATCAAATTAAACTTTGCTAGTGAGTTTTTAGCCAAAAATTATGTTTGGATTGCTACTACTATTGGTGGCTTGCTTGTTGGTTTGACTTTGTACTTTATGGGGCTTCCTGGTGAAGTTGCATTTGTAGTTGACAAAGTACACGATCCAGGACACATTACAATTCGTCAAACACCGGCGATGGTTATTGCTTCTTTATTTTCGATCGCATTTGGTGGTAGTGCAGGTCCCGAAGCACCATTAGTTCAGGTTAATGGTAGCTTTGGTGGTTGGCTAGGAAGAAAACTCAACCTAACAGCTAGAAGTACTCGCGTGATGACTTTTTGTGGAATGAGTGCAGCGCTGGGAGCATTTTTTGGCGCACCACTTGGTGGAGCATTGTTTGCATTAGAAATTCCCCATCGTCGCGGTTTAGAATACTATGAGGCATTAGTTCCGGCGGTACTCTCGGCAATTTTGAGCTTTTGTGTCTTTCGCCTCAATACTGGATTAACCATAGGTGGAATATATCACTTCACAGCAATTCCTAAACTGTCATTAATAAATTTGGCTGAAGGTGCATTGCTTGGTGCAATTGGTGCGTTTATTGCCTTGATATTTGTTTTGCTATTTCGTGGTATAGGTCATTTGAGTGAGTATATTGCACATCACAGAATTCTCCTTGCTACTTTGGGTGGTTTGTCAATTGGAATAATTGCTTATTTCTTGCCACAAACGCTCTTTTTTGGTGAAAAAGAAATAGAAACAATTGTTGAAACTGGAGCAACTTTTGGCATAACAATGTTACTGGCGATCGCAGCAGCGAAAATGTTGGCAATTAGTTGTACTCTTCATTCTGGTTTTCGCGGCGGATTTATTTTTCCTTTGTTTTATATTGGTGCAGCGATTGGATTGGCGATCGCTTTAGCATTTCCCCAGATTCACCCAACTATTGGTATGGTTTGTCTAATGGCTGCGGTAAATGTCGCAGTGACTAAAACACCGATTAGTACAAGTGTGATTCTCAGTGTGTTATCTGATACAGCGATGTTACCTGTGATTGTGATTGCGAGTTTTGTGAGTTTTCTGCTAACGACACAGTTATCATTGATTCAAACACAGCGATCGCGTTATTTAGAGATAACTGCTGTAGAGTAA
- a CDS encoding GNAT family N-acetyltransferase yields MSELIPGYTIRAGGVDRALLLKCMQRTYKELFPEQDFSHLARTVEQYYSKETPLWWVELSNQQENPLPLTVACLWAGNAIDQVKGDRYTHIFLLYVVPEHRRRGIGTALMEYAENWAKKRGDRQIGLQVFQCNQPALNLYNQMDYESTSIWMVKKLAP; encoded by the coding sequence GTGTCTGAACTCATACCTGGATATACGATTCGTGCGGGTGGTGTCGATCGGGCGTTATTACTAAAATGCATGCAACGCACTTATAAGGAACTTTTTCCCGAACAAGATTTCTCACACCTAGCCCGTACCGTCGAACAATACTACTCAAAAGAAACTCCCTTATGGTGGGTAGAGTTGTCAAACCAACAAGAAAACCCCTTACCCCTCACAGTCGCTTGTCTTTGGGCGGGAAATGCTATCGATCAAGTCAAGGGCGATCGCTATACCCATATTTTTCTACTTTACGTCGTACCCGAACATCGACGAAGAGGAATTGGTACAGCTTTGATGGAGTATGCCGAAAACTGGGCAAAAAAAAGAGGCGATCGCCAAATTGGTTTACAAGTATTTCAGTGCAACCAACCAGCATTAAATCTTTACAACCAGATGGACTACGAATCTACGTCAATTTGGATGGTTAAAAAGCTTGCTCCTTGA
- a CDS encoding phosphate-starvation-inducible PsiE family protein has translation MSWLRKLSRRIAASLSDNNFLTIISKIETIVSKLLSVLMIIVILVAVYDLFVILLQDIFSAPVGFFTRTLFEVFGLFLNILIALELLENITAYLRKHVIQVELVIVTSLIAVARKFIILDLQKTGGIELIGLAIAILGLSISYWIIRNAQPRQPH, from the coding sequence ATGTCTTGGTTAAGAAAATTATCGCGGCGCATTGCAGCCAGCTTGAGTGACAATAACTTTTTAACAATAATCAGCAAGATCGAAACGATTGTTTCTAAGTTACTGTCGGTGCTGATGATAATTGTAATTCTCGTTGCTGTTTACGATTTATTTGTTATCTTACTACAAGATATATTTTCTGCACCTGTTGGTTTTTTTACAAGGACTTTATTTGAAGTATTTGGTTTATTTCTCAATATTTTAATTGCCCTAGAACTCTTAGAAAACATTACAGCTTATCTACGCAAGCACGTTATTCAAGTTGAACTAGTAATCGTGACTTCGTTAATTGCCGTAGCCAGAAAATTTATTATTCTTGACTTACAAAAGACTGGAGGAATTGAGTTAATTGGTCTTGCGATCGCTATTTTAGGTTTATCAATTAGTTACTGGATAATTCGTAATGCTCAACCCCGACAACCACATTAA
- a CDS encoding AmpG family muropeptide MFS transporter has translation MVALLLLGVSSGLPLLLTSKTLQAWMTVEGVDLKSIGLFSLVALPYSLKFLWAPILDRFALPFLGRRRGWLIALQIGLILAIAFMGFQQPAQALQLLAINALFVAFFSATQDIAGDAYRADVLAEKEMGAGAAVFVLGYRAALLITGSLALILADRISWTSVYLIMAAVMIIGVIGTLIAPEPQGHVHLPASLSEAVMLPFGEFFQRLGALTGVFILCFIVLYKFGDALVNNMSTPFLLQIGFTQTDIGAIQGGMGLIATIIGALAGGAILSKIGINRSLWIFGGLQAISNLAYFMQAQLGRNYPFMVLTINIENFCAGLGTAAFVAFLMSLCNQRFSATQYALLSSLMAVSRDILVAPAGALAQVTGWSLFFIISIVAAIPGLLLLPVFAPWNPKPIPVTKPGLED, from the coding sequence ATGGTGGCTTTACTGTTACTGGGGGTTTCATCGGGTTTACCGTTGTTACTCACAAGTAAAACACTGCAAGCTTGGATGACCGTTGAAGGAGTCGATTTAAAATCGATTGGGTTATTTAGTTTGGTGGCTTTACCGTATTCTCTCAAATTTCTCTGGGCACCCATATTAGATCGCTTTGCGCTGCCATTTTTGGGGCGACGGCGGGGATGGTTAATTGCACTGCAAATTGGCTTGATTTTAGCGATCGCATTTATGGGATTTCAACAACCCGCCCAAGCATTGCAACTGCTGGCGATCAACGCCTTATTTGTCGCTTTTTTCAGTGCAACGCAGGATATTGCTGGTGATGCCTACCGCGCAGACGTCTTAGCCGAAAAAGAAATGGGCGCGGGTGCAGCCGTTTTTGTCCTTGGTTATCGCGCCGCGCTACTCATTACAGGTTCTTTAGCACTCATCTTGGCAGATCGCATTTCTTGGACAAGTGTTTATCTAATCATGGCAGCGGTAATGATCATCGGTGTCATTGGGACATTAATTGCGCCCGAACCGCAAGGACACGTTCATCTTCCTGCCTCGTTATCCGAAGCAGTAATGTTACCTTTCGGCGAATTTTTTCAACGCTTGGGCGCACTAACAGGAGTTTTTATCTTATGTTTTATCGTCCTGTATAAATTTGGTGATGCTTTAGTCAACAATATGTCTACGCCCTTTTTATTACAAATCGGGTTTACGCAAACTGATATTGGTGCGATTCAAGGAGGAATGGGGTTAATCGCCACGATTATCGGGGCACTGGCTGGAGGCGCAATTTTAAGTAAAATCGGCATCAATCGCTCATTGTGGATCTTTGGTGGCTTGCAAGCTATTAGTAACCTCGCGTATTTTATGCAAGCACAACTAGGGAGAAATTACCCGTTCATGGTGCTAACGATCAATATTGAAAATTTTTGTGCAGGTTTAGGTACTGCTGCCTTTGTTGCTTTTTTGATGAGTCTGTGTAATCAAAGATTCTCAGCAACGCAATATGCATTACTCTCAAGTTTAATGGCTGTCAGCCGTGATATTTTAGTTGCCCCCGCTGGTGCCTTGGCACAAGTAACAGGATGGTCTTTATTTTTTATCATTAGTATCGTTGCTGCGATACCAGGATTGTTGTTACTTCCCGTGTTTGCACCGTGGAACCCAAAACCTATCCCTGTCACCAAACCAGGATTAGAAGATTGA
- a CDS encoding transposase, translated as MIYNIKTLKFKLYQHKRNRFLKQTINTAGVIYNYCIALHKRYYRMWGKHLSSKLQAHIAKLRKRHSCWQLVGSQAVQDICQRIEKAYQLFFKHHHKGVKPPGFKKLKKYKSFTLKQAGYKFLGGNRVKIGNKIYQFWKSRQIQGTVKTLTIKRTLLGELFMVIVVDDVVEPEAKFTTGKIAGFDFGLKTFLTCFDGTKTETIESPELFKQLLNSIVKASKQLSSKLKDSANRERARKNLVRRHEDIANRRRDWFWKLADELTNRFDVLCFETLNLKGMQRLWGRKVSDLAFGEFLQILEWVAKKKSKKIVFVDQWYPSSKTCSTCGQILEKLDLSIRQWRCPSCQSINGRDENASKNLQMVGASIIGLGDVRQAQLAIAV; from the coding sequence ATAATTTATAACATAAAAACACTGAAGTTCAAGTTATATCAACACAAGCGAAATAGGTTTCTCAAGCAGACAATTAATACTGCTGGAGTGATTTACAACTATTGTATTGCACTCCACAAAAGGTACTACCGAATGTGGGGCAAACACTTGAGCTCAAAACTTCAGGCTCATATTGCCAAGCTGCGAAAACGTCATTCCTGTTGGCAATTGGTAGGTTCTCAGGCCGTACAAGATATTTGTCAGCGCATAGAGAAAGCCTATCAACTATTCTTTAAGCATCATCATAAAGGAGTCAAACCACCAGGATTTAAGAAACTCAAGAAATACAAGTCATTTACCTTAAAACAAGCAGGATATAAGTTTCTAGGTGGGAATCGAGTCAAAATAGGGAACAAAATTTATCAATTCTGGAAATCTAGACAGATACAAGGAACGGTCAAAACATTAACCATAAAAAGGACTTTGCTCGGTGAACTATTCATGGTTATAGTAGTTGATGATGTAGTTGAGCCAGAAGCTAAATTCACGACTGGTAAGATAGCGGGATTTGACTTCGGTTTAAAAACATTTTTAACTTGCTTTGACGGCACAAAAACTGAAACAATCGAATCTCCTGAGTTGTTCAAGCAACTGCTCAACTCGATCGTCAAAGCAAGCAAGCAACTCTCAAGCAAGTTAAAGGATTCTGCCAACCGAGAGCGTGCTAGAAAGAATTTAGTCCGTAGGCATGAAGATATTGCCAATCGTCGGCGTGACTGGTTCTGGAAGCTAGCTGACGAACTCACTAATAGATTTGACGTGCTGTGTTTTGAGACGTTGAATCTGAAGGGAATGCAGCGCCTTTGGGGACGCAAGGTTTCGGATTTAGCCTTTGGGGAATTTTTGCAAATTCTTGAATGGGTTGCCAAGAAAAAGAGCAAGAAAATTGTATTTGTAGACCAATGGTATCCTTCCTCAAAAACTTGTTCTACTTGCGGTCAGATTTTAGAGAAACTCGATTTATCTATTAGACAGTGGCGTTGCCCATCGTGCCAGTCAATCAACGGACGTGATGAAAACGCCTCGAAAAATCTTCAAATGGTTGGGGCATCAATCATCGGGTTAGGCGATGTCAGACAAGCCCAGCTTGCAATTGCTGTTTGA
- a CDS encoding nitrate reductase associated protein, translating into MNEFFQFEADFVESLRCIPMQVRYKLDTCGVKLKLSHWTQFSATERQALVEKPCSCEELTAYREFLQQLVQQHTGVAAKELPIDPHPAWLNGTEVPRDLIVKAEEVGMTITLQQWHSLTPLQRFALIKLSRPSHENKNFIPAIQEFHLL; encoded by the coding sequence ATGAATGAGTTTTTTCAATTTGAGGCTGATTTTGTTGAGAGTCTGCGCTGTATTCCGATGCAAGTACGCTATAAATTAGATACATGTGGAGTGAAATTAAAATTATCACATTGGACTCAGTTTAGTGCGACTGAACGTCAAGCGTTAGTTGAAAAGCCTTGTAGCTGTGAAGAACTAACCGCTTATCGAGAGTTTTTACAACAATTAGTACAACAACATACAGGTGTTGCGGCAAAAGAACTACCAATAGATCCTCACCCCGCATGGCTGAATGGCACAGAAGTTCCCCGGGATTTAATTGTAAAAGCTGAAGAAGTCGGTATGACAATTACATTGCAGCAATGGCATTCACTCACACCTTTGCAACGTTTTGCTTTAATTAAACTTAGCCGTCCGAGTCATGAAAACAAAAACTTTATTCCCGCAATTCAAGAATTTCACCTACTCTAA
- a CDS encoding DUF29 family protein has translation MFQELADLKASILEQRYADALALVDELDGMNRKAILRAIESFLIRMLIHLIKNQVEQRLTNSWAASIRGSIVEIKKLNLQDNNTSYYVKKDEWEPKLEESLEIAISDASVEVHNGAYTPFQLTNMVDRSSILSTAQNLLNLTYTYSVKELPTIINEELTQLIGGQDWKQGKQ, from the coding sequence ATGTTTCAAGAACTAGCAGATTTAAAAGCCAGCATCCTTGAACAACGCTACGCAGATGCTCTAGCGCTTGTAGATGAATTAGATGGTATGAATAGAAAGGCAATTCTACGAGCGATTGAATCCTTTTTGATCAGGATGCTGATTCATTTAATTAAAAATCAAGTTGAGCAGCGTTTAACCAACTCTTGGGCTGCTTCTATTCGAGGATCGATTGTAGAGATTAAAAAGCTGAACCTCCAAGACAACAACACTTCATACTACGTCAAGAAAGACGAATGGGAACCAAAGCTAGAAGAATCGTTAGAAATTGCTATTAGTGACGCGAGTGTAGAAGTACACAATGGGGCTTATACTCCGTTTCAGCTAACAAACATGGTAGATCGCAGCTCCATTTTATCAACGGCTCAAAACTTACTAAATTTAACTTATACTTACTCGGTTAAAGAGTTGCCTACGATTATTAATGAAGAACTAACTCAATTAATCGGGGGACAAGATTGGAAGCAAGGCAAGCAGTAA